One part of the Glycine soja cultivar W05 chromosome 11, ASM419377v2, whole genome shotgun sequence genome encodes these proteins:
- the LOC114376771 gene encoding oxalate--CoA ligase-like, whose amino-acid sequence MKDTMETPTTLTTLLRHVAAKFPSRRAISVAAKFDLTHSRLHRLVESAAAQLVAAGVKPGDVVALTFPNTIEFVVMFLAVIRARATAAPLNSAYTAEEFEFYLSDSESKLLLTSPEGNKPAQAAASKLSIPHATASITKAENEEAELSLSLLNHPELNSVNSVESLVNDPDDVALFLHTSGTTSRPKGVPLTQYNLLSSVKNIDSVYRLTESDSTVIVLPLFHVHGLIAGLLSSLGAGAAVALPAAGRFSASAFWKDMIKYSATWYTAVPTIHQIILDRHSSNPEPVYPRLRFIRSCSASLAPVILGKLEEAFGAPVLEAYAMTEASHLMASNPLPQDGAHKSGSVGKPVGQEMGILDESGRVQEAGISGEVCIRGPNVTKGYKNNVAANTASFLFDWFHTGDIGYFDSNGYLHLVGRIKELINRGGEKISPIEVDAVLLSHPEIAQAVAFGVPDAKYGEEIYCAVIPREGSNVDEAEVLRFSKTNLASFKVPKKVFITDSLPKTATGKILRRLVAEHFVSQI is encoded by the exons atgaaagacaCAATGGAAACTCCTACGACACTCACCACCTTGCTCCGCCACGTCGCCGCCAAATTCCCCTCCCGCCGTGCCATCTCCGTCGCTGCCAAATTCGACCTCACCCACTCCCGCCTCCACCGCCTGGTCGAATCCGCCGCCGCTCAGTTAGTCGCCGCCGGCGTCAAACCCGGCGACGTCGTCGCCCTCACCTTCCCCAACACCATCGAG TTTGTAGTCATGTTCCTAGCCGTCATTCGGGCTCGAGCCACAGCCGCGCCGTTAAACTCGGCTTACACAGCGGAAGAGTTCGAGTTTTACTTATCCGACTCGGAGTCCAAGCTCCTCCTAACATCACCAGAAGGAAACAAGCCTGCTCAAGCCGCGGCTTCAAAGCTCAGCATCCCCCACGCCACGGCTTCGATTACCAAAGCCGAGAACGAAGAAGCGGAGCTGAGTCTCTCATTATTAAACCACCCCGAGTTGAATTCCGTTAACTCAGTTGAGTCACTCGTTAACGACCCTGATGACGTGGCACTTTTCCTTCACACCTCTGGCACCACGAGCCGTCCCAAGGGAGTGCCGCTGACTCAGTACAACCTTCTCTCTTCGGTGAAGAACATCGACTCAGTGTACCGACTCACTGAGTCCGACTCGACGGTGATTGTTCTTCCGCTCTTCCACGTGCATGGGTTAATCGCCGGATTGCTGAGCTCCCTCGgcgccggagctgcggtagcgCTGCCGGCGGCGGGGAGGTTCTCCGCCTCGGCGTTTTGGAAGGACATGATTAAATACAGCGCCACATGGTACACCGCGGTTCCCACCATACACCAGATCATACTGGATCGCCACTCCAGCAACCCCGAACCGGTTTACCCGCGGCTCCGGTTCATCCGAAGCTGCAGCGCCTCGCTCGCACCGGTTATACTCGGTAAACTCGAGGAGGCTTTCGGTGCACCGGTTTTAGAGGCCTATGCGATGACGGAAGCGTCGCATTTGATGGCTTCGAACCCTTTGCCACAAGATGGGGCCCACAAGTCCGGGTCGGTTGGGAAACCCGTGGGTCAGGAAATGGGTATTTTAGACGAATCGGGTCGGGTCCAAGAGGCTGGTATCAGTGGAGAGGTTTGCATTCGGGGACCCAATGTTACGAAAGGATATAAAAATAACGTGGCAGCAAATACGGCGTCGTTTCTGTTCGATTGGTTTCATACTGGTGATATTGGATACTTTGATTCTAATGGGTATTTGCATCTCGTGGGTCGGATCAAGGAACTCATCAACCGAGGAG gtgAAAAGATATCACCAATAGAAGTGGATGCTGTTCTTCTTTCACATCCAGAAATTGCTCAAGCAGTTGCTTTTGGAGTGCCTGATGCCAAGTATGGAGAGgag ATATATTGTGCTGTCATCCCAAGAGAAGGATCAAACGTTGATGAGGCAGAGGTGCTAAGATTTAGCAAGACCAATCTTGCATCCTTCAAAGTACCAAAAAAGGTCTTCATTACTGATTCTTTACCCAAAACTGCCACAGGCAAGATTTTGCGCCGTCTTGTGGCAGAACACTTTGTCTCTCAAATTTGA